A stretch of DNA from Planococcus antarcticus DSM 14505:
TCCACGTGATATAATTATGGTAGAAATTGAATTCTTAGCAGATGAACATGGTAATCAACAAGTCATAGACTTAATCACTTCCATTGCTGATAGAGGAATGAACGATGAAGATTATGCCGAACTTGCAGCTCGTATAGCCCAGCTATTTGATTACATGAAAGACATAGGAGTTCCTCCTATAGAAAAACGTACGTTATACGGTATCAGCTCGGTAGGGAATCCCATCACACTAGTCGATGTGGTAAAAGAACTGAACCACCATCCCCCACTGATGGAAGCACGAGCGAATTGGAGACCCGTAGGAGCTTTTCGAGCTATCTTTTTCTATGAAGAAGATGATAAAGGAAACCAATCTATTTACTTCACAAAAGCTGTTATCAAGCAGGAGACCTATTCACGAGACTTTGAACATGCAATTAGTGCGAGTGAAAAAATGATGGTTGAATTTTTTAAACCTGAGTAAAAAAGGAGAGGGTTTAAATGGCAAATAAGAATTATAACGATGTGATGGGGATCTTAAGACAAGTGCCGAAAGTAAATGAACACTTGAATAAAATTTCTGTTATTATGGGAAAAAAAATACTCAAGAGACGCCTTGAACTAGGCTTGACCCAAAAAGAGGTTGTCGCTATGATCAAAGAACATGGAGATACCTTTACACAGGCGACGCTGTCGAAAATTGAAAGTGGTGCTGATAACATCAAATCCGAAACATACGACAAAGTTTTCGTGGCTTTGGGTGGTCTCGAAGATTTAACTCCTACATTTAAGGAAAATCCTAAAGGTAAAGATTTAATTCATTCATAGACATCTATATATAGTAGAAACTCAAAATAGAACCAGAGAGATAGAAGCATATCTTCTCTAGTTCTATTTTTTTCATATGATTTCATGACCTGAAATACAGAACACCATCATTTAAGCCAAAGGATTCGTTACTTAGTAAGAGCCTAACTCAAAACTGTATACTTCCTCCTTGCAATTGACACAATACCCTTTTCCGTTGGTTAATGGCACTGGACAACCACATTCACAATGTCCAAGCACATTATCAGATGGCTCTGAAGGAACAAACCTATTTCCGCAGTACTTACACTTTTTCATATAGCTATTATTTTCTTTCCCACATTTAGAACATTTCAATTTTCAGTCTCCCTTCATCCTGTATACTTCAATTTTTCAACTTTTTATACTGAAGCTACTTTTTACTTTCAAGTCTTTTTTAAGTGATTTTTGGTAGACCGTAAGAAAATCTTTAATGGGTACTTTTAAAATCTCTTCACGGTTTTCTGTAAATTCAACTCGAGCATTTTTTAAAACGTCTCTTATTATTTGCACAGAAACCTTCCAGTTTTCCAAGTAATAGTTCTCTTCTAACCACGTTAAAATAATCGGTCTCCAAACATGATTGGAAGACAAGATATAACTAGCGCCTTCTATTCGTGTCGTTCTCATTCTTTCCAGAAACTCTCTATATTTCTTTTCAGGAACGTGTGAGGATAAGTTTTGGACTTTCCCTCTATTTAACTCATAAAAGTACTGGCGAAAACGATCATCCAATTCTTTTTCCTGTGGACTCATGGCAGTGGATGCTAAAACTGCTCGCGGTAAGGAAACCGACGGTTCGATTTGTGGAACAGCTTCTTGAAGTTCTTCTGTCTTCTCTCCCTCTACTGGGGCAACTGCCGCTTCTTTCTCTTCTTCTCTGATTCTTTGGAGAAGTGCGTTTTGTTGCGCTTGGTCTTCAAGAATCCGTTTCTCCCTTTCCCTTTTTCTCTCCACAGCTTCCAAGAAATTCGCTTTGAACGTCTTTCGGAAAGAAAGCTCTTGTTCCGGATCCCGTAGCATGAATGCCTCATTCTCGATATGAAGTGCTTGGCTAAACGGAACTCTTGATGTTTCACCAATCAGAAATCCTCTATAGATTTCACCTCTTGCGTCATCAATAATGGATAGTCTACACTTAATTGGACAGAAAAAATAAGGGGGCGTAGAATAGTCCACAATACGTGAGGAGAATCTACTATGACCCAAAAGAGACGCACATTTTCTGCAGAATTTAAAAAACAGGTGGTTGCACTGCACGCAGGTGGAAAAAGCCGGGTAGATATTGTCCGAGAATATGACCTAACGGCTTCCGCACTCGATCGATGGATTGCCCAATTCAATCGAACGGGTTCATTCGAAGAGAAGGATAATCGAAGCCCGCTGGAGGCAGAATTACTTGCCTACAAGAAACGAAACAAACAGTTGGAGATGGAAGTGGATATTTTAAAGCAAGCAGCGCTGATCATGGGACGAAAATAGAGATCATTCAACAGAATCAACACCTCTATTCGGTATCAGCAATGTGTAATGTCCTGCAAATCGCTCGCAGTACTTTTTACTATGAAACGTCCGTTTCAGTAGAAAAAGAACGCCAAAAAGCGCGAGCAGAACAAGAATTAAAAGATGAAATCTGGGCAATCTTTCATGAGAATCGCCGTGTCTATGGGACGCGTAAACTGAAAGAAGAACTGAAGATCAGAAAGAATTGGATCGTCTCGAGACGTCGTATTGGACGCCTCATGGCGACACTTGGCATCCAATCGAAATACGCACTGCCTTCGTACAAGCCGATGGTTACGCCTCCTAACGAAGCAACGTATCGAAACGTATTAAACCGTGAATTCAATCCAACAGAGAAAAGTGCCGTATTGGTTAGTGACTTAACGTACGTGAAGGTTGGCGGCCGGTGGAATTATATTTGTTTCCTTCTCGATCTCTATAACCGTGAAATTGTCGGGTACAGTCTGGGTGAGCGAAAAGACGCTGCTTTAGTTCAGCGTGCCTTCGCGACGGTCAAAAGCGACCTGGGAGCCGTGAACATTTTCCATACAGACCGTGGATCTGAATTTAAAAATGCCGGTATTGATGCCTTACTAGAGACGCATCAAATTGAACGTTCGCTGAGTCAAAAAGGAAACCCTTATGACAATGCGGTGGCAGAAGCTACGTTTAAGATTCTGAAGACGGAACTGATCAACGGCATGCACTTTGAATCCCTTAATCAGCTATCACTTGAGCTATTTGATTACGTCCATTGGTACAATCATATTCGTTTACACGGCAGCTTAGGCTACACCAGCCCTGTCACTTATCGAAACGCAGCCCTTAAAAAAGTTGTTTGATTTAGTGTTGACTTACCAACCATCGTTTTTGAGAAATAAAAAATATGCTGTACATTTATTGGGAACTCATTAAAATTATATTGGTCTAAAACGTAGGAAATCTATGAGAGACGCGCTTTTTCGTTTTACTACTCTCTAAAATTACATTGGTCTAAAACACGAAAAGAGGAAAACAAAATGACAAACAAGTTTTACTACTCTCTAAAATTACATTGGTCTAAAACCAGTCGAGCCGCTGATCTGTTACGTTCTCAGTTTTACTACTCTCTAAAATTACATTGGTCTAAAACTATGACCACAAAGGGATAGTTGTGGATTTGGTTTTACTACTCTCTAAAATTACATTGGTCTAAAACGGCCAGTATGACGTTCCTTCATCGGCTGCAGTTTTACTACTCTCTAAAATTACATTGGTCTAAAACATCGATGAAAATGAATAAAAAGGAACGTGTGTTTTACTACTCTCTAAAATTACATTGGTCTAAAACCGTAACCCGTGCGCTCGATGCGGTCAATGTGTTTTACTACTCTCTAAAATTACATTGGTCTAAAACCTGCAACATGGTATTCCAATCATCTACCATGGTTTTACTACTCTCTAAAATTACATTGGTCTAAAACTTATTACATTTTGGGTTTAGGCAATCTATAGTTTTACTACTCTCTAAAATTACATTGGTCTAAAACTCCACAGAATCAATTTGCTTACGTGCTTTAGTTTTACTACTCTCTAAAATTACATTGGTCTAAAACTTATTAGGAATCTAAAAGGTGGTGGCAAAAGTTTTACTACTCTCTAAAATTACATTGGTCTAAAACCCCGCCATCGCTACGATTTGCTTTAGTTTAGTTTTACTACTCTCTAAAATTACATTGGTCTAAAACACTTACTAATGTTATTATCTTTCCAAGTGGGTTTTACTACTCTCTAAAATTACATTGGTCTAAAACTCCCAAGATTGATCGGGAGGGGGCGTTTGAGGTTTTACTACTCTCTAAAATTACATTGGTCTAAAACCGTTCTCGAACTGGGCTTTCATCATTTCAAGTTTTACTACTCTCTAAAATTACATTGGTCTAAAACCAGGTCAGTCGTCCACAGGTTTGACGAAAGGTTTTACTACTCTCTAAAATTACATTGGTCTAAAACTATCAGCAGTGTAGCTTTCAGCTATCAAGTGTTTTACTACTCTCTAAAATTACATTGGTCTAAAACGTAGATTCTGCTGTTCCATTAAGTTCAATAGTTTTACTACTCTCTAAAATTACATTGGTCTAAAACATTCAGGAGCGCCAGTATATAAACCACCATGTTTTACTACTCTCTAAAATTACATTGGTCTAAAACCACGAGATACATTCCGACGCTTGAATAGTTTGTTTTACTACTCTCTAAAATTACATTGGTCTAAAACATAAGCTGTACTATTCGAGAAGCAAGGTGTGTTTTACTACTCTCTAAAATTACATTGGTCTAAAACGCAACTTGAGCCATCTGCTCAAGTTGCTGGGTTTTACTACTCTCTAAAATTACATTGGTCTAAAACCTCAAATTTTGAGCGCAGTATTAGCACATTCTACTGGTTAAGAACTCCCACCACTTTTGATCAAGCATGATGTACTCTTCATGAAGGTCGCTGTAAGCTAGATTTTTCGCTAAAGATTTAAGTGATTCTGGCGTATCTTCGAAAAATAATTTCAACTCTTCATGAAGCGTTTCAATCGAATATCGTTCGCCTGTTCGCTTAATTAAATGAACATTTGAAAGCCCTACTTGATTAATGACTTGAGGACTTGTCGTCAAACAAATCATCGTACACGCTTGACTTGTCGCAAATTGAAAAAGTTCTTTTAGTTCTGATTTGTTTAATTCATTTTCAGGAAAATCATAAAAGCATACATTGGTAGCTTTATTATGCACTAAGTGAAGCCAGCTTTTCAATAGGAAGGATTGATATTGATAAGCTCCCATCGGTTCATCTGATACTGTTCGCACTTCGATTGGGGCTATTTTTATTAACTGTTCGAAGCTGATTAATTCCGTTGATGGTTGCAATTCCATCCCTTCAAATTCCACGACACATTGTTCGAATGCTTTCTCCAATTCACCCTGAAGCACTGTGAAGACTTCTAGCAGTTCTGGTGAATTTTCCAATTCAAATTTCATTAGCTCGATTAACTGCTTTGCATGATGCTTGTCTTTAAAAAACTCCAGTCCTCCGCCCTGTAATGACAAAATATTGAGCTCTTTAGCTGCCACTTCCCTTCCCTCGATGGTCAACAGACAGAAGGGATAGTCCATACGTTGATGAGCCGACCAACTTTTGACCAATTGTCTATAAGCAAATTGCTTTTCTAAATCCGCAAACGCGATGACATTCACTTCACCCTCGACCAATGGAATTACTTCAAATAAATTCGAATGCCACTTCATAGCTCAATGGTCCTCTCAACGGTATCAATTTGCTCTTCTTGTCTGACTGGTCGATTATGCTGTTCCATATTGGCAAATTGTTTTTCTGTCACCAGTAAACTTGTTATGTGTCCTTTTGTTGGAAGATTTACTTGCAACTTCTTTTTTTGAAACTGCAACGCTGAATGATTCATCACGATTTTCGAGTAGATGGAATACTGCACCATGGAATACCCATTAATATGAAGAAACTTCTTAAACTTTCTGTAGTTTCGCTGATCTGCAGAAGACTGTACCGGCAAATCAAACATGACAATCAATCTCATAATCCGGTGCACGCCCCTCACCTCGCTTTTGGAAAGTCTAAAATCGGAAATAACAATTTTTCTTTGTGGCCATCGTTCAAGTATTGCAAGCAACTATCCAAATATACTTGGACTGCTGCTTGTAAGAATTGTTTTGAGTTGCGAATTTGAACTTTATATTCCAACATCTTCAATACTTTTCGTTTTTCGTCTTTTCCAAAAGTATCGGTAATGTGTTCATGGACAATATAGTCGACAAGTGGTCGAAAAACCTCGACAAAATCGCTAGCTAAGTTCATTTGATTAAATTCGTTTGCGTGGAAAATTCCCAACTCCGTCAAGTAACCACGGCTGACAATTTGACGCGCAATCAGTGAGTGTATGACCACGTAGCCATAATTTAGCGCCCAATTCCTCGGCTCATCTATGCTCCGGGTAAAATCTTGCCCGTACAGTCGATTAAAATATACTTTTGCCGCATGCCCCTCGCGATTAGTTGTATCAAAAACCTCTACTTGATCTCGGAACATGGACAGTTCATCAATGCCTTCTTTTTTTAAATGAATTAACAACTGACGTTGGTTCTCAATTTTCTGTTTAGTGATTTCTTGCCACAACATTCCTTTTCTCTCTTCCGTCCAAGTAGCTTGTTGGGCAATTATCCGACTCTGCCGGTGATGACCATAGACAGAATTCACTACAGATGAAGGTTTCATGTTGGCATCGCAAATTAACGTAACAATGTGGTGGTGCGATAACGCATTAATGAGATGACCGGTCAATTGGATGTTTGGGTTTTCAATTAAAAGAAAACTTATCTCCTCTAAGGGAACCCGATTTACTGTTTCTCCTGAAACAATCAAATGCCCCATACGTAACGTTAGCTTAGCTTCCTTGGCTAAAATAACCGTTCGCCAACTCATCGCTTTGTTCCAACTACACTTCTTGGCTTTCTGTACTTTAAGCCTGTGATAGATTCATAACCAATAGCTACTTCTTCAGGCTTTGGTTTTTTCGAAATCCGACTTCCAAACGTATCTGAACGCTGGGCATTTGCAGCAACAGCTTTCTTCAGTTCTTCAAATCCTATTTCAAATGACTTAAAATCGTAGAGCTGCGTATCCACAAATTTTTGCACTCGATCTTGAATGGAGCTTTTCGTGTAAATTGGATAGTTATCATTCATCTGGTCAATTAAAAGTCCAAAAACTATTTTTAATTCTTCGACCGATGAACGTTCACTCAACTGTTTTACCTTTTCCATCAACTCGTAAGATATTTCAAATTGACGTGCGTTATGCAGCTCTCTCGTCGAGATGAAATAATACGGGAAATGTTCTATCCAAATTTTTTGGTATTTTGGAATCGTTCGGATAATTCGTGCATGGATAATCGGACTGTTTGTTTCTTTTTCTGCTAAAAACTTTGCTAATTGGCTTTCTGGTTCTTTTAAGAATTGATGGTGCTCAATGACTTTTAAATCTATAAACTTAGTCTCTTGCACCTCTTTCTCTTTCTTCATGAATGTAAATTCCACTAGGCAAATAGAATGGTTCTTCACTTCATCGTGAACAAACTTCTCAGTTTTAGGTGAGACGTATTTTGCTTGCTTTACTTTAGGTGAAAAAATACTTTCTTTATAGAACATTCCGTCCCCAGTTTGTGTCATTTTTGTTGTTTGCCACGGTAGCTCGAAGTAGACATGTTTCATGTATTCAACTCCTGAAACTTCTTCTCCAGTTACAGGACTCTGTAACCTTAAATTCCCGAAGTTTTTAAATAAGAAAAATTCTTTGTTGCTTCCTTTGACTGAACGCCACTGCTTTTGACGATCTTTTTTAGACAGGTCAAACGCTAAAAAGTTTTTTCCATATTTACCTAGAATCGATTGAATGAGCGCAGCGGCAAATAGTGCATCCATTGCATGATGCTTGTTGTTATAATCACGTATTTTCGGTATTTCACTGAAGCGCCTGAATTTAGAGACAATCCCTGCTTTCACTAAGTGAATGTCTGATTTTGAAAATCGCTCATCGAGAAGGTCTCGGACGTGTTTAATAATTTGGCGTGTTTCAACCAATTGGCGCGCGATAAATTTATCTTTATCAACTTCATCAAAGCTGGGTTTCTTCAAACGTCCTAGCTTTCCGCTGGAAATAAGCTTCAGCTCATGAAGTCTCTCCCATAATGTACGCATAGCATATTGTTGATTAGCCTCAATGATTTCCAACGGCATTTTATTTTGTCCAACTTGATTCTTACGCTGGTTCGCTTCCGGCATGACGAGTGCTAAGTTATCAAGACTATCGTCTTTCACAAAGTTTTGTGGCAGGATGTGGTCTACTTCATACATCGATAAGTTCTGAATATCCAATGCTTTTCCTGTATACAAACATTTTCCTTGCTGTGTGACATACAACCAGAAACGTTGCTCATTAAAACGTTGATCGCCTTGGCTTTTGATTTCTCCAATAAAGCTTTTCAGATCTGGATCATTTTTCAACGTTGTTTTCGTCAATTCTTCCCATTGGTCTTTTCGACTCTTCGTTCTTTTTTTCTCGCCATCTTCACGAGCCACTTCTAGAACGATGTTAGCTGGCTCACCAAATATGCTGACTAGTTCTTCGACAATTTTCACCGAACGCCATATCCCTCGTTTTAATGCGGGTGAACCCGCCAGCTCTTCAATGTCTTCGTAGCGAATTTTTTTCGTTCCATCTACTTGATGTTGATTCATCTTTTGAATTTTCTTTTCCAGTCCAAACCCTTTATTCTTTAATACCTCCATAAAGACAGAGCTATACTGTTCCATATGATCGAGGACACTTTGTCCCTGTTCATCAAGTGGCAGTCCATCGATTAATAACCTAGAAAAACGGCCCCATCCTGGAAGTTTTACAAGTGCTAGCTTTTGTCTCTGAACATCCGTAATCGAAGGGTACTTTTCTTGAATCTTCAAGTGAAGAATTTCGCGATCTTCAAACACGGCTATCCAGTAAATAAGTTCTTCGGTCATTGCCGGATTATCATCAACTACTGCACCTAGAATCGATTTCATCGAAATGTACCCGCTTAAACTTGTTGCAAAAGCATTTTCTTTTTGTGTACCAAATACCTCTTTAATCTCCCCTGTATGTTCATCATAAAGTTCATCTGCGTATGGGCTTTTTTTCAACTCTTGTAATAAGCGTTTGGTACTAACCGTTTTATATTGCTTAAATACGTTGTCGATGATCCAACATTTCATCTCGTAAGATAAACGGTGACGGAAATCCGATTCTGCACCTGTTGTTCGCAGTTGGATGCCGTTTAGTTCGTTAAGCACTTCAAAGCGTTCATAAGTCAGTGAACTTTTAGGTAGCACTTCTTGACCCTTTAAATACGTACAGGTTTTACGCATTCTGGATATAAATGCTTCAGCAGATGCTGCTTTATCAATTTGTTCATCAAAATTCCAAGGAGTTATGGGTGCATCTCCTTTTCGTTCGACCCAGCTGAATGGCGACTGAGTGGTATCTTTGACTAGCGGTCCGATGTAATACGGAATACGGAATGCAAGTATCTGTTTTACTTTTTCTATCCACTCGGTTGTGATAAATGGATAATGAGCTTGCTGATTCCGTAAAATTTTCTCTGCTTCATACAAACTGTTTTGATGGGGAATGGCAGCGTTTTGAATCCCTTTTTGCTTCTGAAGAAATTGATTGCTGTCGATTGCTTTGATAATCCGTAGCATCTCATCTTTTTCTGTTGTTCCAATACTAGTTTTCGACTTATCTTCTAACAGTTTTTTTAAGTCTTTATAGAACGTCTCTGCGAATTTCGCTTCTTTATTAAATTGGTCAAGCTTGCAGAGCACTTCGACTTTATGCGATTTTTGATATTCACGTTGACTGTTTTTATCGGAGATGAAATAAGAACGATAGACTTTTTCACCGAATGTTTTATCCAGTAAATTCTTAAGAGAAGCCATATCTTTTTGATACTGCTTGAATGCGCTGACTTTTGCCTTTGCTACATACGTCTCGCCTTTTAACAATTCGTAAAGAACAACTTGTTGATAAAAAGGTTGGACTGCTTCTAACAATGCACTTTCCTCTTCTAGCAACAATTCCATAACTTCTTCCACATTTTCGTTGGAGAGCTGTACTTTGGTTTTGGTTTCTTTATAAGCGAGTGCTTGTTCCGAACTCGGAAATAGCTGATGAAGCGAAACCCCTAGGCCAGCAACAAGTTTGCAAAACGGTTCATACTCTTTTCCGAACATGGCAGTTAGCTCTTTTGATTGGTCTGTTTTCGTAAGGTTGCGATTTAAGAGCAATGTTTCTGCAGCTTTCCATTGTGACTCACTTAAGTCTAAGGGTGATAAATTCTCTAATTCTGCATAACGAGTCACCAACTCTAAAAGTTGGTCATCCATTCCCTCTGCAGAAGCAGCTTCTGACCAATTTCCTTCCTGAAGAAAATGACCACGATACTTCACTAAGTTATGTAATGCCAAATAAACCAGACGCAAATCCATTTTTTTATTGGATTCAATTAAGTCGCTTCGCAAATGATAAATAGTCGGATACTTACGAGAACTAATTCTCAAAGAAGAAAGAACCTCCGTTAAGCTTCGATTTTCGAATTCATTATTGTTTTTCCAAAAATGTTGAGAGTCTGTTTTTGAAAAGAATCCCGAATCGGTTATGTAGGAATCGAATAGTGACTGAAGTAGTTGCAACCTCTTCTTCCTACGGTTATAACGTCTTCTCATTCCTCGTTTGAGCCTTCTACCAGCTGCACTCTCAGCAGATTCAAATTCATGGACACCAAAAGCATGACGATTGTTATAGTTTAAAATTTTGTAGTTTTCATCTATACAAACCCATCCAACGCTTGCAACTCCAATATCCAATCCGATCGTATAGTTCTTCATTTCAAAATATTC
This window harbors:
- the cas2 gene encoding CRISPR-associated endonuclease Cas2 — protein: MRLIVMFDLPVQSSADQRNYRKFKKFLHINGYSMVQYSIYSKIVMNHSALQFQKKKLQVNLPTKGHITSLLVTEKQFANMEQHNRPVRQEEQIDTVERTIEL
- the cas1 gene encoding type II CRISPR-associated endonuclease Cas1 yields the protein MSWRTVILAKEAKLTLRMGHLIVSGETVNRVPLEEISFLLIENPNIQLTGHLINALSHHHIVTLICDANMKPSSVVNSVYGHHRQSRIIAQQATWTEERKGMLWQEITKQKIENQRQLLIHLKKEGIDELSMFRDQVEVFDTTNREGHAAKVYFNRLYGQDFTRSIDEPRNWALNYGYVVIHSLIARQIVSRGYLTELGIFHANEFNQMNLASDFVEVFRPLVDYIVHEHITDTFGKDEKRKVLKMLEYKVQIRNSKQFLQAAVQVYLDSCLQYLNDGHKEKLLFPILDFPKAR
- a CDS encoding helix-turn-helix domain-containing protein: MANKNYNDVMGILRQVPKVNEHLNKISVIMGKKILKRRLELGLTQKEVVAMIKEHGDTFTQATLSKIESGADNIKSETYDKVFVALGGLEDLTPTFKENPKGKDLIHS
- a CDS encoding IS3 family transposase (programmed frameshift): MTQKRRTFSAEFKKQVVALHAGGKSRVDIVREYDLTASALDRWIAQFNRTGSFEEKDNRSPLEAELLAYKKRNKQLEMEVDIFKASSADHGTKIEIIQQNQHLYSVSAMCNVLQIARSTFYYETSVSVEKERQKARAEQELKDEIWAIFHENRRVYGTRKLKEELKIRKNWIVSRRRIGRLMATLGIQSKYALPSYKPMVTPPNEATYRNVLNREFNPTEKSAVLVSDLTYVKVGGRWNYICFLLDLYNREIVGYSLGERKDAALVQRAFATVKSDLGAVNIFHTDRGSEFKNAGIDALLETHQIERSLSQKGNPYDNAVAEATFKILKTELINGMHFESLNQLSLELFDYVHWYNHIRLHGSLGYTSPVTYRNAALKKVV
- the cas9 gene encoding type II CRISPR RNA-guided endonuclease Cas9 (Cas9, originally named Csn1, is the large, multifunctional signature protein of type II CRISPR/Cas systems. It is well known even to general audiences because its RNA-guided endonuclease activity has made it a popular tool for custom editing of eukaryotic genomes.), producing MKNYTIGLDIGVASVGWVCIDENYKILNYNNRHAFGVHEFESAESAAGRRLKRGMRRRYNRRKKRLQLLQSLFDSYITDSGFFSKTDSQHFWKNNNEFENRSLTEVLSSLRISSRKYPTIYHLRSDLIESNKKMDLRLVYLALHNLVKYRGHFLQEGNWSEAASAEGMDDQLLELVTRYAELENLSPLDLSESQWKAAETLLLNRNLTKTDQSKELTAMFGKEYEPFCKLVAGLGVSLHQLFPSSEQALAYKETKTKVQLSNENVEEVMELLLEEESALLEAVQPFYQQVVLYELLKGETYVAKAKVSAFKQYQKDMASLKNLLDKTFGEKVYRSYFISDKNSQREYQKSHKVEVLCKLDQFNKEAKFAETFYKDLKKLLEDKSKTSIGTTEKDEMLRIIKAIDSNQFLQKQKGIQNAAIPHQNSLYEAEKILRNQQAHYPFITTEWIEKVKQILAFRIPYYIGPLVKDTTQSPFSWVERKGDAPITPWNFDEQIDKAASAEAFISRMRKTCTYLKGQEVLPKSSLTYERFEVLNELNGIQLRTTGAESDFRHRLSYEMKCWIIDNVFKQYKTVSTKRLLQELKKSPYADELYDEHTGEIKEVFGTQKENAFATSLSGYISMKSILGAVVDDNPAMTEELIYWIAVFEDREILHLKIQEKYPSITDVQRQKLALVKLPGWGRFSRLLIDGLPLDEQGQSVLDHMEQYSSVFMEVLKNKGFGLEKKIQKMNQHQVDGTKKIRYEDIEELAGSPALKRGIWRSVKIVEELVSIFGEPANIVLEVAREDGEKKRTKSRKDQWEELTKTTLKNDPDLKSFIGEIKSQGDQRFNEQRFWLYVTQQGKCLYTGKALDIQNLSMYEVDHILPQNFVKDDSLDNLALVMPEANQRKNQVGQNKMPLEIIEANQQYAMRTLWERLHELKLISSGKLGRLKKPSFDEVDKDKFIARQLVETRQIIKHVRDLLDERFSKSDIHLVKAGIVSKFRRFSEIPKIRDYNNKHHAMDALFAAALIQSILGKYGKNFLAFDLSKKDRQKQWRSVKGSNKEFFLFKNFGNLRLQSPVTGEEVSGVEYMKHVYFELPWQTTKMTQTGDGMFYKESIFSPKVKQAKYVSPKTEKFVHDEVKNHSICLVEFTFMKKEKEVQETKFIDLKVIEHHQFLKEPESQLAKFLAEKETNSPIIHARIIRTIPKYQKIWIEHFPYYFISTRELHNARQFEISYELMEKVKQLSERSSVEELKIVFGLLIDQMNDNYPIYTKSSIQDRVQKFVDTQLYDFKSFEIGFEELKKAVAANAQRSDTFGSRISKKPKPEEVAIGYESITGLKYRKPRSVVGTKR